A portion of the Mustela erminea isolate mMusErm1 chromosome 19, mMusErm1.Pri, whole genome shotgun sequence genome contains these proteins:
- the SYT5 gene encoding synaptotagmin-5 isoform X2, whose amino-acid sequence MFSEPPTPGPPAPDAPPDSSRIGPAPVPLWALAAIVLVSGLLVFGCCFCVYRKRCRRRLGKKSQAQAQVHLQEVKELGRSYIDKVQPEVEELEPAPSGPGSQVAEKHELGRLQYSLDYDFQSGQLLVGIVQAEGLAALDLGGSSDPYVRVYLLPDKRRRHETKVHRQTLNPHFGENFAFKVPYVELGGRVLVMAVYDFDRFSRNDAIGEVRVPMSSVDLGRPVLAWRELQAAPREEEKLGDICFSLRYVPTAGKLTVIVLEAKNLKKMDVGGLSDPYVKVHLLQGGKKVRKKKTTIKKNTLNPYYNEAFSFEVPCDQVQKVQVELTVLDYDKLGKNEAIGRVAVGAAVGGAGLRHWADMLANPRRPIAQWHSLRPPDRVRPLPAP is encoded by the exons ATGTTCTCGGAGCCTCCAACCCCAGGGCCTCCAGCGCCCGACGCGCCTCCTGACTCGAGTCGCATCGGCCCTGCCCCGG TACCCCTCTGGGCCCTGGCCGCAATCGTTCTGGTCTCAGGCCTCCTCGTGTTCGGCTGCTGTTTCTGTGTCTACCGGAAGCGTTGTCGGAGGCGGTTGGGCAAGAAGAGCCAGGCCCAAGCCCAGGTCCACCTTCAGGAAGTGAAGGAGCTGGGCAGGAGTTACATAGACAAG GTGCAGCCAGAAGTGGAGGAGCTGGAGCCAGCACCATCTGGGCCAGGGTCGCAGGTGGCTGAGAAGCATGAGCTCGGACGACTGCAGTACTCACTGGATTATGATTTCCAGAGCGGCCAG CTGCTGGTGGGCATCGTTCAAGCTGAGGGATTGGCAGCCTTGGACCTGGGGGGCTCCTCCGACCCCTACGTGCGGGTCTACCTGCTGCCAGACAAGAGGAGGCGGCATGAGACCAAGGTGCATCGGCAGACGCTGAACCCACACTTTGGGGAGAACTTTGCCTTCAAG GTCCCCTACGTGGAGCTGGGAGGCAGGGTACTGGTCATGGCGGTGTACGACTTTGATCGCTTCTCCCGCAACGATGCCATTGGGGAGGTGCGGGTCCCCATGAGCTCCGTGGACCTGGGGCGGCCAGTGCTGGCCTGGCGCGAGCTGCAGGCTGCTCCGCGGGAGGAG GAGAAACTCGGtgacatctgcttctccctccgctaCGTCCCCACGGCCGGGAAGCTCACAGTCATCGTCCTGGAGGCTAAGAACCTGAAGAAGATGGACGTGGGAGGACTCTCAG ATCCGTACGTCAAGGTCCACCTGCTGCAGGGCGGCAAAAAGGTGCGGAAGAAGAAAACGACCATCAAGAAGAACACTCTGAACCCTTATTACAACGAGGCCTTCAGTTTCGAGGTGCCCTGTGACCAGGTGCAG AAGGTCCAGGTGGAGCTGACCGTGCTGGACTATGACAAGCTGGGCAAGAATGAGGCCATTGGGAGGGTGGCTGTCGGGGCAGCGGTGGGGGGAGCTGGCCTGCGGCACTGGGCAGACATGCTGGCCAACCCCCGGCGGCCCATTGCCCAGTGGCACTCGCTGAGGCCCCCTGACCGAGTGAGGCCACTGCCTGCTCCCTGA
- the SYT5 gene encoding synaptotagmin-5 isoform X1: protein MFSEPPTPGPPAPDAPPDSSRIGPAPVPLWALAAIVLVSGLLVFGCCFCVYRKRCRRRLGKKSQAQAQVHLQEVKELGRSYIDKVQPEVEELEPAPSGPGSQVAEKHELGRLQYSLDYDFQSGQLLVGIVQAEGLAALDLGGSSDPYVRVYLLPDKRRRHETKVHRQTLNPHFGENFAFKVPYVELGGRVLVMAVYDFDRFSRNDAIGEVRVPMSSVDLGRPVLAWRELQAAPREEQEKLGDICFSLRYVPTAGKLTVIVLEAKNLKKMDVGGLSDPYVKVHLLQGGKKVRKKKTTIKKNTLNPYYNEAFSFEVPCDQVQKVQVELTVLDYDKLGKNEAIGRVAVGAAVGGAGLRHWADMLANPRRPIAQWHSLRPPDRVRPLPAP from the exons ATGTTCTCGGAGCCTCCAACCCCAGGGCCTCCAGCGCCCGACGCGCCTCCTGACTCGAGTCGCATCGGCCCTGCCCCGG TACCCCTCTGGGCCCTGGCCGCAATCGTTCTGGTCTCAGGCCTCCTCGTGTTCGGCTGCTGTTTCTGTGTCTACCGGAAGCGTTGTCGGAGGCGGTTGGGCAAGAAGAGCCAGGCCCAAGCCCAGGTCCACCTTCAGGAAGTGAAGGAGCTGGGCAGGAGTTACATAGACAAG GTGCAGCCAGAAGTGGAGGAGCTGGAGCCAGCACCATCTGGGCCAGGGTCGCAGGTGGCTGAGAAGCATGAGCTCGGACGACTGCAGTACTCACTGGATTATGATTTCCAGAGCGGCCAG CTGCTGGTGGGCATCGTTCAAGCTGAGGGATTGGCAGCCTTGGACCTGGGGGGCTCCTCCGACCCCTACGTGCGGGTCTACCTGCTGCCAGACAAGAGGAGGCGGCATGAGACCAAGGTGCATCGGCAGACGCTGAACCCACACTTTGGGGAGAACTTTGCCTTCAAG GTCCCCTACGTGGAGCTGGGAGGCAGGGTACTGGTCATGGCGGTGTACGACTTTGATCGCTTCTCCCGCAACGATGCCATTGGGGAGGTGCGGGTCCCCATGAGCTCCGTGGACCTGGGGCGGCCAGTGCTGGCCTGGCGCGAGCTGCAGGCTGCTCCGCGGGAGGAG cAGGAGAAACTCGGtgacatctgcttctccctccgctaCGTCCCCACGGCCGGGAAGCTCACAGTCATCGTCCTGGAGGCTAAGAACCTGAAGAAGATGGACGTGGGAGGACTCTCAG ATCCGTACGTCAAGGTCCACCTGCTGCAGGGCGGCAAAAAGGTGCGGAAGAAGAAAACGACCATCAAGAAGAACACTCTGAACCCTTATTACAACGAGGCCTTCAGTTTCGAGGTGCCCTGTGACCAGGTGCAG AAGGTCCAGGTGGAGCTGACCGTGCTGGACTATGACAAGCTGGGCAAGAATGAGGCCATTGGGAGGGTGGCTGTCGGGGCAGCGGTGGGGGGAGCTGGCCTGCGGCACTGGGCAGACATGCTGGCCAACCCCCGGCGGCCCATTGCCCAGTGGCACTCGCTGAGGCCCCCTGACCGAGTGAGGCCACTGCCTGCTCCCTGA
- the PTPRH gene encoding receptor-type tyrosine-protein phosphatase H, whose protein sequence is MKRTRGSLEAWGSLVLLGLCSWTGSWATVPKPVRNLSVKDQTNSSITLGWTEPDGTASQHYLYRIQWEGTGTPGNKSTDNTSVLVDGLQPGSWYQFAVWVELNGTRSSEETCNVSTAPNRVTDLHKEAQTNSSITLGWTEPDGTASQHYLYRIQWEGTGTPGNKSTDNTSVLVDGLQPGSWYQFAVWVELNGTRSSEETCNVSTAPNRVTDLHKEAQTNSSITLGWTEPDGTASQHYLYRIQWEGTGTPGNKSTDNTSVLVDGLQPGSWYQFAVWVELNGTRSSEETCNVSTVPNVVTSLRMQNRTNSSLTLSWTAPMGPDRPSYTYWVSWVTEGTMVINTQDTRVSNTSDTRITLEQLEAGSLYTFTVQAERNGVSSDIRTLTEATAPNRVTDLHKEAQTNSSITLRWKAPTDPHSQAYKYCIQWAAGGHPQGDHDTRGHQANQTRETNHTYYEVQALEPGTLYNFSVWAERSNVASSAQGLLESTAPSPVTITSCISISGGHGVVLTWSCPRGGYEAFELQVGGQQDSQNRSSCGKRVSVWGLWPAQSYPAIVTTIWDGMRAPSASVTCRTENSGVIVGAIVGVTLFLIPVGLLIFFLKKRHEKSQREPAPRGLVFSFSEDILAEDFADHVRKNEKDSNFGFEEEYQQLALETHSQSQTVALAPENSTKNRYRNVLPYDWSRVPLKAIQEEPGSDYINASFMPGLENPQEFIATQGPLPQTVGDFWRLVWEQQSRTLVMLTNCVESGQVKCEHYWPLDAKPCTHGHLQVTLEGEEVLEDWTVRDLTLQHMQEQKTLPVRQFHYMTWPDHGVPHSTDPMLAFRKVLRQWLDQTSEGGPPIVHCSAGVGRTGTLIALDVLLRQLDRDQRAGPFSYVQKMRESRPLMVQTEAQYVFLHHCILRFLQQSGRVPTDNGVAYENPLYENV, encoded by the exons ATGAAGAGGACCAGAGGGAGCCTTGAGGCCTGGGGGAGCCTGGTGCTGCTG GGCCTGTGCAGCTGGACAGGGTCCTGGGCAACTG TCCCCAAGCCCGTCAGAAACCTGAGCGTGAAGGACCAGACCAACAGTTCCATCACCCTGGGCTGGACAGAGCCAGATGGCACGGCCTCTCAGCACTACCTGTACAGGATCCAATGGGAGGGTACCGGCACACCTGGGAACAAAAGCACGGACAACACCAGCGTCCTTGTGGACGGACTGCAGCCCGGGTCCTGGTACCAGTTTGCCGTGTGGGTGGAGCTAAATGGAACCCGCAGCTCCGAGGAGACTTGCAATGTCAGCACAG CTCCCAACAGGGTCACGGATCTGCACAAGGAAGCTCAGACCAACAGCTCCATCACCCTGGGCTGGACAGAGCCAGATGGCACGGCCTCTCAGCACTACCTGTACAGGATCCAATGGGAGGGTACCGGCACACCTGGGAACAAAAGCACGGACAACACCAGCGTCCTTGTGGACGGACTGCAGCCCGGGTCCTGGTACCAGTTTGCCGTGTGGGTGGAGCTAAATGGAACCCGCAGCTCCGAGGAGACTTGCAATGTCAGCACGG CTCCCAACAGGGTCACGGATCTGCACAAGGAAGCTCAGACCAACAGCTCCATCACCCTGGGCTGGACAGAGCCAGATGGCACGGCCTCTCAGCACTACCTGTACAGGATCCAATGGGAGGGTACCGGCACACCTGGGAACAAAAGCACGGACAACACCAGCGTCCTTGTGGACGGACTGCAGCCCGGGTCCTGGTACCAGTTTGCCGTGTGGGTGGAGCTAAATGGAACCCGCAGCTCCGAGGAGACTTGCAATGTCAGCACAG TTCCCAATGTAGTGACAAGTCTCAGGATGCAGAACCGGACCAACAGCTCCCTCACCTTGAGCTGGACAGCTCCCATGGGCCCAGATCGTCCTTCCTACACCTACTGGGTCTCGTGGGTCACGGAGGGCACTATGGTCATTAACACTCAGGATACCAGGGTCTCTAACACTTCGGATACGAGGATCACACTGGAGCAGCTGGAAGCTGGGAGCTTGTACACCTTCACTGTCCAGGCGGAGAGGAATGGGGTCAGCAGTGACATCAGGACACTCACAGAAGCCACTG CTCCCAACAGGGTCACGGATCTGCACAAGGAAGCTCAGACCAATAGCTCCATCACCCTGCGATGGAAGGCCCCCACAGACCCCCACTCTCAGGCATACAAATACTGCATCCAGTGGGCCGCTGGGGGACATCCCCAAGGAGACCATGACACCCGAGGACATCAGGCCAACCAGACACGAGAGACCAATCACACCTACTATGAGGTTCAGGCCCTGGAACCCGGGACTCTGTACAACTTCAGCGTGTGGGCAGAGAGGAGCAACGTGGCCAGTTCTGCACAGGGCCTCCTTGAATCCACAG ccccaagCCCGGTCACCATCACCTCCTGCATCAGCATCTCTGGGGGCCACGGGGTCGTCTTGACCTGGTCCTGCCCCCGAGGAGGCTATGAGGCCTTTGAGTTGCAGGTGGGTGGACAGCAGGACTCTCAGAACAGGTCGTCCTGCGGGAAGAGGGTGTCTGTGTGGGGTCTCTGGCCGGCCCAGTCCTACCCAGCCATTGTCACGACCATCTGGGATGGAATGAGGGCCCCGTCTGCCTCTGTGACCTGTCGCACCGAGAACTCAG gggtcATTGTGGGAGCCATTGTTGGTGTCACCCTGTTTCTCATCCCGGTGGGTCTGCTGATTTTCTTCCTGAAGAAGAG GCACGAGAAGAGCCAGAGGGAACCAGCACCCAGGGGTCTGGTCTTCAG CTTCTCAGAGGACATCCTGGCGGAAGACTTTGCTGACCATGTCAGGAAAAATGAGAAGGACAGCAATTTTGGCTTTGAGGAGGAGTACCAG cAATTGGCTCTGGAGACCCACAGCCAGTCTCAAACAGTGGCCTTGGCTCCTGAAAACAGCACCAAGAACCGTTACAGAAACGTGCTCCCCT ATGACTGGTCCCGTGTGCCCCTGAAAGCCATCCAGGAGGAACCAGGCTCTGACTACATCAACGCCAGCTTCATGCCT GGTCTCGAGAACCCCCAGGAGTTCATCGCAACCCAGGGCCCCCTGCCCCAGACGGTGGGTGACTTCTGGCGCCTGGTGTGGGAGCAGCAGAGCCGCACCCTCGTCATGCTGACCAACTGTGTGGAATCTGGCCAA GTGAAGTGTGAACATTACTGGCCTCTTGACGCCAAGCCCTGCACACATGGGCACCTCCAAGTGACGCTGGAGGGTGAGGAGGTGCTGGAGGACTGGACAGTCCGAGACCTGACGCTCCAGCAC ATGCAAGAGCAGAAAACGCTGCCTGTGCGACAGTTCCATTACATGACTTGGCCAGACCATGGCGTCCCCCACTCCACAGACCCCATGCTGGCCTTCCGGAAGGTGCTGCGGCAGTGGCTGGACCAGACCTCAGAGGGAGGCCCCCCCATTGTGCACTGCAG TGCTGGTGTGGGCCGCACAGGTACCCTCATTGCCCTGGACGTCCTGCTGAGGCAGCTGGACCGGGATCAACGTGCGGGGCCCTTCAGCTACGTGCAGAAGATGAGGGAAAGCCGGCCTCTGATGGTGCAGACTGAG gCCCAGTATGTCTTCCTGCACCACTGCATCCTACGGTTTCTCCAGCAGTCAGGCCGAGTCCCAACAGACAATGGGGTTGCATATGAGAACCCGCTGTATGAGAATGTCTGA
- the LOC116580086 gene encoding receptor-type tyrosine-protein phosphatase H-like has protein sequence MDLYKEAQTGSSITLRWKAPTNPHSQAYTYWVQWATGEHPQGDHDTRGHQANQTRETNHTYYEVQALEPGTLYNFSVWAERSNVASSAQGLLESTAPSPVTITSCISISGGHGVVLTWSCPRGGYEAFELQVGGQQDSQNRSSCGKRVSVWGLWPAQSYPAIVTTIWDGMRAPSASVTCHHEHR, from the exons ATGGATCTGTACAAGGAAGCTCAGACCGGCAGCTCCATTACCCTGCGATGGAAGGCCCCCACCAACCCCCATTCTCAGGCCTACACATACTGGGTCCAGTGGGCCACTGGGGAACACCCCCAAGGAGACCATGACACCCGAGGACATCAGGCCAACCAGACACGAGAGACCAATCACACCTACTATGAGGTTCAGGCCCTGGAACCCGGGACTCTGTACAACTTCAGCGTGTGGGCAGAGAGGAGCAACGTGGCCAGTTCTGCACAGGGCCTCCTTGAATCCACAG ccccaagCCCGGTCACCATCACCTCCTGCATCAGCATCTCTGGGGGCCATGGGGTCGTCTTGACCTGGTCCTGCCCCCGAGGAGGCTATGAGGCCTTTGAGTTGCAGGTGGGTGGACAGCAGGACTCTCAGAACAGGTCGTCCTGCGGGAAGAGGGTGTCTGTGTGGGGTCTCTGGCCGGCCCAGTCCTACCCAGCCATTGTCACGACCATCTGGGATGGAATGAGGGCCCCGTCTGCCTCTGTGACCTGCCACCACGAACATAGGTGA